A section of the Serratia liquefaciens ATCC 27592 genome encodes:
- a CDS encoding F0F1 ATP synthase subunit epsilon, with the protein MAMTYHLDVVSAEKHMFSGLVQKIQVTGSEGELGIFPGHAPLLTAIKPGMVRIVKQHGEEEFIYLSGGILEVQPSVVTVLADTAIRGTDLDEARALEAKRKAEEHIRSSHGDVDYAQASAELAKAIAKLRVIELTRRAM; encoded by the coding sequence ATGGCTATGACTTACCATCTGGATGTAGTCAGCGCGGAAAAACATATGTTTTCCGGCCTGGTGCAAAAGATCCAGGTGACAGGTAGCGAAGGCGAACTGGGGATTTTCCCTGGCCATGCGCCGCTGCTGACTGCCATCAAGCCTGGCATGGTGCGTATTGTTAAACAGCACGGTGAAGAAGAGTTCATCTACCTGTCCGGCGGTATCCTTGAGGTACAGCCGAGCGTGGTCACCGTGTTGGCAGACACTGCCATCCGTGGAACGGACCTCGACGAAGCGAGAGCGCTGGAAGCTAAGCGTAAAGCTGAAGAGCACATCCGTAGCTCTCATGGCGATGTCGACTATGCTCAGGCATCTGCGGAACTGGCGAAAGCGATCGCAAAACTGCGCGTTATCGAGCTCACCAGAAGAGCGATGTAA
- the glmU gene encoding bifunctional UDP-N-acetylglucosamine diphosphorylase/glucosamine-1-phosphate N-acetyltransferase GlmU, with translation MSNSAMSVVILAAGKGTRMYSDLPKVLHPLAGKPMVQHVIDAAMKLGAKNVHLVYGHGGELLKKTLTDSALNWVLQAEQLGTGHAMQQAAPHFADDEDVLMLYGDVPLISVDTLQRLLAAKPQGGIGLLTVKLADPSGYGRIVREKDTVVGIVEHKDASEAQRQINEINTGILVANGRDLKRWLGMLNNDNAQGEFYITDIIALAHADGKKIEAVHPSRLSEVEGVNNRLQLSRLERIYQAEQSEKLLLAGVMLLDPARFDLRGELVHGRDISIDANVIIEGSVKLGDRVKIGAGCVLKNCVIGDDCEISPYSVLEDAVLAAECTVGPFARLRPGAELAVGAHVGNFVEMKKARLGKGSKAGHLSYLGDAEIGDDVNIGAGTITCNYDGANKHKTIIGDGVFVGSDTQLVAPVSVGKGSTIAAGTTVTRDIGEDELVLSRVKQVHIQGWQRPVKKK, from the coding sequence ATGTCGAACAGCGCAATGAGTGTGGTGATCCTCGCCGCGGGCAAGGGAACACGCATGTATTCCGATCTTCCCAAGGTGTTACATCCATTGGCCGGTAAGCCGATGGTGCAGCACGTCATTGATGCCGCGATGAAACTGGGCGCGAAAAACGTCCATTTGGTCTACGGCCACGGCGGTGAGTTGCTGAAAAAGACCCTGACCGACAGTGCGCTGAACTGGGTGCTGCAGGCCGAGCAGTTGGGGACTGGCCACGCCATGCAGCAGGCTGCACCGCATTTTGCCGATGATGAAGACGTGCTGATGCTGTACGGTGACGTTCCGCTGATCTCTGTCGATACCCTGCAGCGCCTGCTGGCGGCGAAGCCACAGGGCGGTATTGGTCTGCTGACCGTAAAACTGGCTGATCCGAGCGGTTACGGTCGTATCGTGCGCGAGAAGGATACGGTGGTGGGAATTGTTGAGCACAAGGATGCCAGCGAAGCCCAGCGTCAGATCAATGAAATCAATACCGGCATCCTGGTGGCCAACGGGCGCGATCTGAAGCGCTGGCTGGGGATGCTGAACAACGACAACGCGCAGGGTGAGTTCTATATCACCGATATCATCGCGTTGGCACATGCCGACGGCAAGAAAATTGAGGCGGTCCATCCATCTCGCCTGAGTGAAGTGGAAGGCGTGAATAACCGCCTGCAGCTGTCGCGACTTGAGCGCATTTATCAGGCAGAACAATCTGAAAAGTTGCTGCTGGCCGGCGTAATGCTGTTGGATCCGGCGCGTTTTGATCTGCGCGGGGAACTTGTGCACGGTCGCGACATCTCTATTGATGCCAACGTGATTATTGAAGGTTCGGTCAAGCTGGGCGACCGCGTAAAAATCGGTGCTGGCTGCGTGCTGAAAAACTGCGTAATTGGCGACGACTGCGAGATCAGCCCGTATAGCGTATTGGAAGATGCGGTGCTGGCAGCGGAATGCACCGTGGGGCCATTCGCCCGTCTTCGTCCGGGCGCAGAGCTGGCGGTGGGCGCCCATGTCGGCAACTTCGTCGAAATGAAAAAAGCACGCTTGGGCAAAGGTTCCAAGGCGGGCCATCTGAGCTACCTGGGCGATGCCGAGATTGGTGACGATGTGAATATCGGCGCCGGTACTATCACCTGTAACTATGATGGCGCCAACAAGCATAAAACCATTATTGGCGACGGCGTGTTTGTTGGTTCCGATACCCAACTGGTGGCACCGGTCTCCGTCGGCAAAGGCTCTACCATCGCCGCTGGTACTACGGTTACCCGTGATATCGGCGAGGACGAACTGGTGCTGAGCCGCGTTAAGCAGGTGCACATCCAGGGTTGGCAGCGTCCGGTGAAAAAGAAATAA